In Paraburkholderia terrae, the DNA window CGCGCGATCAAATCGGCGGAAAAATTCGATCTGCCCGCGCCGCTCGAGCACTGGTACGAGGTGCGCGCGCAGATTCACTCGGACGTCTGCGCGAAAAGCTGGAATGCGCAACTCAATGCGTTCACGCAGACCTACGGCGGCGACGAACTCGACGCGAGCGTGCTGCTGATGCCGCTGCTCGGCTTTTTACCGCCTTCGGACCCGCGCATCACCGGCACCGTCAATGCGATCGAGAAAGACCTGATGCACGACGGCTTTGTGATGCGCTACCGCACCACCGAATTCGACGACGGCCTGCCGCCCGGCGAAGGGACGTTCCTCGCCTGCAGCTTCTGGATGGTCGACAACCTCGCGCTGCAGGGGCGCATCGACGACGCGCGCGGAATGTACGAGCGGCTGCTGTCGCTCGCGAACGACGTCGGGCTGCTCGCGGAGGAATACGATCCCGTCGGCGGGCGGCTTGTCGGGAATTTCCCACAGGGGTTTTCCCATGTGGCCCTCGTTCATACCGGACTGAATCTGATGAAACACGAGCAGGAGATGGCACACGCGACCGGGCAGCCGCCGCATGACGGCGAAAGCGGACAAGGCGGTCAGCCGCCCACTGGCACGCCTGATGCTGATATTCAGTCGTCGCCCGTCGTCTAAAGAAAGCTGACAAATTGTCGATGACGTGGATATGACATGCATGAGTGTGCTAACGCACTGTTGTTGCATTGCACAAATCGTATGCCTTCTATATCATCACCCGAACCAGACGGCCGATAATCGTCACCACCAACAATTCCACACGTAACCAGAACCGGCCCGCCTCGTCGCTGCGCGTTTAGACACGCTGCCCTGCGCGAACCGTTATAGCTGGAGCACCCATGCTCTATCAAATCCACGAATTCCAGCGGGCCCTTTTGAGCCCGCTCACCGCCTGGGCTCAGGCTGCCTCGAAATCGTTTGCGAATCCGGCCAGTCCGCTCGCCTATGTGCCGGGCGCCACACGCCTGTCCGCTGGCTACGAGCTGCTGTACCGCCTTGGCAAGGACTACGAGAAGCCCGAGTTCAACCTGCACCAGATCGTCAAGGACGGCCACAACATTCCCATCGTCGAGCAGACGATCGTCGAAAAGCCGTTTTGCCGGCTGATGCGCTTCAAGCGCTATTCGGACGACAGCGACGCTGTGACGCAGCTGAAGGAAGAACCCGTCGTGCTGGTGTGCGCACCGCTGTCGGGTCACCATTCCACGCTGCTGCGCGACACCGTTAAGACGTTGCTGCAGGATCACAAGGTGTACATCACGGACTGGATCGACGCGCGGATGGTGCCGATCGAAGACGGTACGTTCGATCTCGACGATTACATCGCGTACATCCAGGAATTCATCCGCCACATCGGCGCGAAGAATCTGCACGTGATCTCGGTGTGTCAGCCTACCGTTCCCGTACTCGCCGCCATTTCGCTGATGGCGAGCCGCGGCGAAGACACGCCGCGCACGATGACGATGATGGGCGGCCCGATCGACGCGCGTAAAAGCCCCACGGCCGTCAATTCGCTGGCGACGCAGCATTCGACCGAATGGTTCGAGAACAACGTCATTTACAACGTGCCGCCGAACTATCCGGGCTTCGGCCGCAAGGTGTATCCGGGTTTTCTGCAGCACACGGGCTTTGTCGCGATGAATCCGGAACGTCACGCGGCTTCGCACTGGGACTTCTATCAGAGCCTTCTGCGCGGCGACGAAGAAGATGCGGAAGCGCACCGCCGTTTCTATGACGAATACAACGCGGTGCTCGACATGGCCGCGGAATACTATCTGCAGACCATCCGCGTCGTGTTTCAGGAGTTCAGCCTCGCGGAAGGCACGTGGGAAGTGAACGGCGAGCTGGTACGCCCGCAGGACATCACGAAGACCGCCCTCTTCACGATCGAAGGCGAACTCGACGACATCTCCGGCAGCGGCCAGAC includes these proteins:
- a CDS encoding polyhydroxyalkanoate depolymerase, which encodes MLYQIHEFQRALLSPLTAWAQAASKSFANPASPLAYVPGATRLSAGYELLYRLGKDYEKPEFNLHQIVKDGHNIPIVEQTIVEKPFCRLMRFKRYSDDSDAVTQLKEEPVVLVCAPLSGHHSTLLRDTVKTLLQDHKVYITDWIDARMVPIEDGTFDLDDYIAYIQEFIRHIGAKNLHVISVCQPTVPVLAAISLMASRGEDTPRTMTMMGGPIDARKSPTAVNSLATQHSTEWFENNVIYNVPPNYPGFGRKVYPGFLQHTGFVAMNPERHAASHWDFYQSLLRGDEEDAEAHRRFYDEYNAVLDMAAEYYLQTIRVVFQEFSLAEGTWEVNGELVRPQDITKTALFTIEGELDDISGSGQTRAAHELCTGIPEKDRRHFTAEKCGHYGIFSGRRWRTIIYPQLRDFILEHTPKATTRKTEERVEA